A stretch of the Poseidonibacter antarcticus genome encodes the following:
- the rplI gene encoding 50S ribosomal protein L9, translating to MKVLLIKDVQGTGKAGEVKDVKDGYGKNFLIGKGLALHATNDVLAKYRAEQKRKKAKEALELKEAEELAEKLNATKLTVKHKIGANGHLIGSVTNKEIAEELKEQFSIDIDKKNLSLDKKIKSEGTFNVDCKLGYAVHATLEIIIIGE from the coding sequence ATGAAAGTTTTATTAATTAAAGATGTACAAGGTACAGGAAAAGCTGGTGAAGTTAAAGATGTTAAAGATGGATATGGAAAAAACTTTCTAATTGGAAAAGGTTTAGCATTACATGCAACAAATGATGTATTAGCAAAATATAGAGCTGAGCAAAAAAGAAAAAAAGCAAAAGAAGCTTTAGAATTAAAAGAAGCTGAAGAATTAGCAGAAAAATTAAATGCTACTAAACTTACAGTTAAACACAAAATTGGTGCTAATGGTCATTTAATTGGTTCTGTAACAAATAAAGAAATTGCAGAAGAATTAAAAGAACAATTCTCAATTGATATTGATAAAAAGAATCTTTCATTAGATAAAAAGATTAAATCAGAAGGTACATTTAACGTTGATTGTAAATTAGGTTATGCAGTTCACGCCACACTAGAAATTATAATTATTGGAGAATAA
- the hslV gene encoding ATP-dependent protease subunit HslV, with protein sequence MFDATTILAYKGKNKAVIGGDGQVTFGDTVLKGNATKIRKLYKGQILSGFAGSTADAFNLYDMFESHLEITKGDLLKAVISFSKEWRKDKVLRRLEAMMIVLNKEHIFILSGNGDVVEPEDGAIASIGSGGNFAISAARALAKHANLDEEELVKESLLVAAELCIYTNKNIKLLKIED encoded by the coding sequence ATGTTTGATGCTACAACTATACTTGCGTATAAAGGTAAGAATAAAGCAGTAATTGGAGGTGACGGTCAAGTTACTTTTGGAGATACTGTTTTAAAAGGTAATGCTACAAAAATTAGAAAGCTTTATAAAGGTCAAATTCTTTCAGGATTTGCAGGAAGCACTGCTGATGCTTTTAATCTTTATGATATGTTTGAAAGTCATTTAGAAATTACAAAAGGTGATTTATTAAAAGCAGTAATCTCTTTTTCAAAAGAGTGGAGAAAAGATAAAGTTTTAAGACGGCTTGAAGCTATGATGATAGTTTTAAATAAAGAGCATATTTTTATTTTAAGTGGAAATGGTGATGTTGTTGAACCAGAAGATGGAGCTATTGCTTCAATTGGTTCAGGTGGTAACTTTGCTATTTCAGCTGCTCGTGCATTAGCTAAACATGCAAACTTAGATGAGGAAGAACTTGTAAAAGAATCTCTTCTTGTTGCCGCAGAATTATGTATTTATACAAATAAAAATATTAAATTATTAAAAATAGAGGATTAA